The proteins below are encoded in one region of Pseudomonadota bacterium:
- a CDS encoding M23 family metallopeptidase has translation MKATDSRLFLVGLVTALAVVVSGPSAAKKIYSYTDENGITHFTDRPPNTDQEVSERQVRVDEAPMVTVRQDGPPEARRYYFNNRWQGPASVSIRFTESENVVADPPLPATFLLPEAGESHLLTVLQRDSRKGSRYALEFRNVPGDPSANPDARQRYALPFRRGQRFYVGQGFGGIVSHTDDQSYYAIDLGMPEGTPILAARDGVVMHAEEDFFGSGTDVERYATRANSVRVLHEDGTMAVYAHLALESVAVKPGRVVTTGELLGLSGNTGYSTGPHLHFVIQRNDGGTLKSIPFRFDDGSEDGLIPRAGTWLRR, from the coding sequence TTGAAGGCAACTGATTCACGGCTTTTCCTGGTGGGGCTGGTAACGGCACTGGCGGTTGTGGTGTCCGGGCCGTCCGCGGCCAAGAAGATCTACAGCTACACCGACGAAAATGGGATTACCCATTTCACGGATCGGCCGCCCAATACCGATCAGGAGGTCTCGGAGCGGCAGGTCCGCGTCGACGAGGCGCCCATGGTTACCGTCCGCCAGGATGGGCCACCGGAGGCACGACGCTACTACTTCAACAACCGCTGGCAGGGGCCGGCCAGCGTCAGCATTCGCTTTACCGAGTCTGAAAACGTCGTAGCAGACCCCCCTCTGCCGGCAACGTTCCTGCTGCCGGAGGCCGGTGAGAGTCATCTCCTGACCGTGCTGCAGCGGGATTCCCGCAAAGGCAGCCGCTACGCCCTGGAATTTCGCAACGTTCCTGGCGACCCGAGCGCCAACCCGGACGCGCGGCAACGCTATGCGCTGCCGTTCCGGCGCGGGCAGCGGTTTTATGTCGGCCAGGGTTTTGGGGGCATCGTCAGCCACACCGACGACCAGTCCTACTACGCTATTGACCTCGGAATGCCCGAGGGTACGCCGATTCTTGCTGCCAGAGACGGGGTTGTGATGCACGCCGAAGAAGATTTTTTCGGTTCCGGGACCGACGTAGAGCGCTATGCGACACGAGCCAACAGCGTCCGCGTCCTGCATGAGGACGGCACCATGGCGGTGTATGCACACCTGGCGCTCGAGAGCGTGGCGGTCAAGCCGGGTCGAGTGGTGACCACCGGCGAACTGCTCGGGCTGTCGGGCAATACGGGGTACTCCACCGGCCCCCACCTGCACTTTGTGATTCAGCGCAACGATGGCGGCACGCTCAAATCTATCCCGTTCCGCTTCGACGATGGCAGCGAGGATGGATTGATCCCCCGGGCCGGGACCTGGCTTCGCCGCTAG
- a CDS encoding peptide chain release factor 3 → MSAVTDEIARRRTFAIISHPDAGKTTLTEKLLLFGGAIQMAGAVKAKKAARHATSDWMALEQERGISVTSSVMQFQHDGRIVNLLDTPGHADFSEDTYRTLTAVDSALMVIDCAKGVEERTIKLMEVCRLRTTPIFTFINKLDREGRDPVDLLDEVEDVLKIACAPVTWPVGMGKRLKGVYHLLEDAVYLYESGRNYVKQEAAVIQGLANPELDDALGPMAAELRDEIELVQGASHQFERQPYLEGNLSPVFFGSAINNFGVTPLLDAFVENAPAPQSRETLTREVEPSEPKFTGFCFKIQANMDPAHRDRVAFVRVCSGEFTQGMKLQQSRINKQVKIANALTFMAQDRGTVDAAYAGDIVGLHNHGTIRIGDTFTEGEQLQFTGIPSFAPELFRRARLRDPLKLKQLSKGLGQLSEEGATQFFKPMLGNELVLGAVGILQFDVVAYRLKSEYHVDAIFESVNVVTARWVTGDDKKLAEFKAKLDMNLATDGHGDLVYLAPSRVNLQLTEERWPDLRFAATREQI, encoded by the coding sequence ATGTCTGCCGTAACTGACGAAATCGCCCGCCGGCGAACCTTTGCGATTATTTCGCACCCGGATGCCGGCAAAACGACGCTGACCGAGAAGCTGCTGCTGTTTGGCGGAGCCATCCAGATGGCCGGTGCGGTGAAGGCCAAGAAGGCTGCGCGGCACGCCACCTCTGACTGGATGGCGCTGGAGCAGGAGCGGGGTATCTCGGTCACGTCGTCGGTCATGCAGTTTCAGCACGATGGGCGCATCGTCAATCTGTTGGACACGCCCGGTCACGCGGACTTCTCGGAAGATACCTACCGCACCCTCACCGCCGTTGACTCAGCGCTGATGGTGATCGACTGCGCGAAGGGTGTCGAGGAACGAACCATCAAGCTGATGGAGGTCTGCCGGCTCCGCACCACGCCGATTTTTACGTTCATCAACAAGCTCGACCGCGAGGGTCGCGATCCGGTTGATCTGCTCGATGAGGTGGAGGATGTCCTTAAGATCGCCTGCGCACCGGTGACCTGGCCGGTAGGTATGGGCAAGCGGCTCAAGGGTGTTTATCACCTGCTCGAGGATGCCGTTTACCTCTATGAGTCCGGCCGCAACTACGTGAAGCAGGAAGCGGCGGTGATTCAGGGTTTGGCCAATCCGGAGCTGGACGACGCTTTGGGCCCGATGGCCGCCGAGCTTCGCGACGAGATCGAGCTGGTGCAGGGAGCCAGTCATCAGTTTGAACGACAGCCCTACCTTGAGGGCAACCTGAGTCCCGTTTTCTTTGGCTCGGCGATCAACAACTTTGGCGTGACGCCGCTGCTGGACGCGTTTGTCGAAAACGCACCGGCTCCGCAGTCACGGGAAACCCTGACCCGTGAGGTCGAGCCGTCGGAGCCCAAGTTCACCGGTTTCTGCTTTAAGATTCAGGCCAACATGGATCCGGCCCATCGCGATCGGGTGGCGTTTGTGCGGGTCTGCTCCGGGGAATTTACCCAGGGCATGAAGCTGCAGCAAAGCCGGATCAACAAGCAGGTGAAAATTGCGAACGCGCTGACCTTTATGGCTCAGGACCGGGGCACCGTGGATGCCGCTTATGCCGGCGATATCGTGGGGCTTCACAATCACGGCACCATTCGCATCGGGGACACCTTCACGGAAGGAGAGCAGCTCCAGTTCACGGGCATCCCGAGCTTTGCGCCTGAACTGTTTCGCCGCGCCCGGCTCCGCGATCCGCTGAAGCTCAAGCAGCTCTCAAAAGGCTTGGGGCAGCTGTCGGAAGAGGGGGCCACCCAGTTTTTTAAGCCGATGCTCGGCAACGAGCTTGTCCTCGGCGCGGTCGGTATCCTGCAGTTTGACGTGGTTGCCTATCGGCTGAAGTCGGAATACCACGTCGACGCCATCTTCGAATCGGTCAACGTGGTGACGGCCCGTTGGGTGACGGGTGACGACAAAAAGCTGGCGGAATTTAAGGCCAAGCTGGATATGAACCTCGCCACCGACGGCCACGGCGACCTGGTGTATCTCGCACCCAGCCGGGTCAACCTACAGCTGACCGAAGAGCGGTGGCCCGATTTGCGATTCGCGGCTACGCGAGAGCAGATCTAG